From the genome of Pelobacter propionicus DSM 2379, one region includes:
- a CDS encoding DUF4140 domain-containing protein: MRHVVLTLILSMLTTGNALAATRVITCFSDGAIVEIEATATRGRAEIPLQAGMIDNSLRIRPLGSARIRQVRVVPLRPDAAREREIKTLLERRSRLEDRIQALATREEIFTSAVKAQSSKAPRKTKNNPDPLLTLRQGTDFAMAQLEAVTTARRGTMGEMRRIDARIADLRERKSAGGSAARLEVTPANGRVRARYALAGRSWAPRYDLRMHTNGTAGLTLYGQLPPVPAGYLLRASPGAMNDSALAGALPASAGTLSRLMELTLPAEEVSFDSGLRSSFSALLTNTGSNYLPPGEAALYRNGEYLGRLAFDGISSGRSKRITSGE, translated from the coding sequence ATGAGACATGTCGTACTCACCCTGATCCTGTCGATGCTCACCACCGGCAACGCCCTGGCAGCTACCAGGGTCATCACCTGCTTCTCGGACGGAGCGATCGTGGAAATCGAGGCAACCGCCACACGGGGAAGGGCGGAAATCCCTCTCCAGGCCGGCATGATCGACAACAGCCTGCGCATCAGACCGCTGGGGAGCGCACGCATCCGGCAGGTCCGGGTCGTGCCCCTGCGGCCGGACGCGGCCAGGGAGCGGGAGATAAAAACGCTCCTGGAGCGCAGAAGCCGCCTGGAGGACCGCATCCAGGCCCTGGCGACCCGCGAGGAGATCTTCACGTCGGCCGTCAAGGCCCAGAGCAGCAAGGCGCCGCGCAAAACCAAGAACAACCCCGACCCCCTGCTCACCCTACGCCAGGGAACGGATTTCGCCATGGCACAACTGGAAGCGGTCACTACAGCGCGGCGCGGGACCATGGGTGAGATGCGCCGCATCGACGCCCGCATCGCTGACCTGCGCGAGAGGAAGAGCGCCGGGGGATCCGCGGCCCGGCTGGAGGTGACACCCGCCAACGGCCGCGTCAGGGCCCGCTACGCCCTGGCCGGACGCTCCTGGGCACCTCGCTACGACCTGCGCATGCACACCAACGGCACGGCGGGCCTGACTCTCTATGGCCAGCTGCCACCCGTGCCGGCCGGCTATCTGCTGCGCGCCTCGCCGGGCGCCATGAACGACTCCGCCCTGGCCGGCGCACTACCCGCTTCGGCCGGCACGCTCTCCCGTCTGATGGAATTGACCCTGCCGGCGGAGGAGGTGAGCTTCGACAGCGGCCTGCGCAGTTCCTTCTCCGCCCTGCTGACAAATACGGGATCAAACTATCTGCCGCCAGGCGAGGCCGCGCTCTACCGCAACGGCGAATACCTGGGCAGGCTGGCCTTCGACGGCATCTCCTCGGGCCGCAGCAAAAGGATTACCAGCGGAGAATGA
- a CDS encoding hybrid sensor histidine kinase/response regulator translates to MNEESITPPGELETLRGRVTDLARDNAHLKLINRMLLSLTSASGLENVVEQILRTLMETIGAFNLLVYYLVDGRWHCRDLFGSAREMESPDTPLVAACVRERIFQREQQDAREFLPGDSRPENWAFPLLVQQRLVGVVVMEGMIIAHDSIRIQLQPFFVYAALMLGNEISNYSVLEQTHQQLLQTHQALERETTARQEAEKLYRMLFEQSPDGIMLIDPESLRTLRCNHAAHRMLGYSLDEFAALAIPDVAAQDDRNEVARRVRIALERGDHTFEARLCAKGGEFRDVLVTMRMMTTAGRPLLHTICRDITDTKKMEQDLFKNQKMESIGLLAGGIAHDFNNLLAAIMGNISLASMLLQPGSRSVSLLAESEKACLRARDLTLQLLTFSKGGAPVRRLASVEQIVRESASFVVRGSGTFCNFHVANGLWQAEIDEGQISQVIHNLVINAVQAMPHGGVITITCSNVAAVTEGEADLVRIDIEDQGEGITPEVLPRIFDPYFTTKRQGSGLGLASSYSIIRNHGGYIEVNSPPGKGAIFSIFLPATVATVLPPSVEPHQILTRPCKILVMDDEEMLRDVITSMLNMLGHRVETACDGKETLTRYQRARDSRDPFDAVILDLTVPGGMGGRETMARLREIDPEVKGIVSSGYASDMALPDFRSHGFCTILSKPYSMQDLIRVLEELFTQDAPT, encoded by the coding sequence GTGAACGAAGAATCCATTACACCGCCGGGAGAACTGGAAACGCTGCGCGGCAGGGTGACCGACCTTGCCCGGGATAATGCCCACCTGAAACTGATCAACCGCATGCTGCTCAGCCTCACTTCGGCCAGTGGCCTGGAAAACGTTGTTGAGCAGATCCTTCGAACCCTGATGGAAACCATCGGCGCGTTCAATCTGCTGGTTTACTACCTCGTCGATGGCCGTTGGCACTGCCGCGATCTCTTCGGAAGCGCCCGTGAGATGGAGTCGCCCGACACCCCCCTGGTAGCAGCCTGCGTACGGGAGCGTATCTTCCAGCGGGAACAGCAGGATGCGCGGGAGTTTCTCCCCGGTGACAGTCGCCCGGAGAACTGGGCCTTTCCCCTGCTGGTGCAGCAGCGTCTGGTGGGAGTCGTGGTGATGGAGGGGATGATCATCGCTCACGACTCCATCCGCATCCAACTGCAGCCATTCTTCGTCTACGCAGCCTTGATGCTCGGCAACGAGATCTCCAACTACAGTGTGCTGGAACAGACCCACCAACAACTGCTCCAGACACATCAAGCCCTGGAACGAGAAACGACTGCTCGCCAGGAGGCGGAGAAACTGTACCGCATGCTCTTCGAGCAGTCCCCTGACGGCATCATGCTGATCGACCCCGAATCCTTGAGAACACTCCGTTGCAACCATGCCGCCCACCGGATGCTGGGCTATTCCCTCGACGAGTTCGCGGCCCTGGCGATACCGGACGTTGCGGCGCAGGATGATCGGAATGAGGTTGCTCGGCGCGTCCGAATTGCTTTGGAGCGTGGGGACCACACCTTCGAGGCCAGATTGTGCGCCAAAGGTGGGGAGTTCCGCGATGTGCTGGTGACCATGAGGATGATGACAACAGCCGGGCGCCCCCTACTGCACACCATCTGCCGCGACATTACCGATACCAAGAAGATGGAACAGGACCTCTTCAAGAACCAGAAGATGGAATCCATCGGCCTTCTTGCCGGCGGTATCGCCCACGACTTCAACAACCTGCTGGCCGCCATCATGGGCAATATCTCGCTTGCCTCCATGTTACTCCAGCCTGGCTCCCGTTCGGTTTCTCTACTGGCCGAAAGCGAAAAGGCTTGTTTGCGCGCCCGCGACCTGACCCTCCAGCTACTGACCTTCTCCAAAGGGGGCGCTCCGGTCAGGAGGCTTGCCTCCGTCGAGCAGATCGTGAGGGAGAGCGCCTCCTTTGTCGTACGAGGAAGCGGAACCTTCTGCAACTTCCACGTAGCCAACGGACTCTGGCAGGCGGAAATAGACGAGGGACAGATCAGCCAAGTGATCCACAACCTGGTGATCAACGCGGTGCAGGCCATGCCACACGGTGGAGTCATCACCATCACCTGCAGCAACGTTGCCGCTGTCACGGAGGGGGAGGCAGACCTTGTCAGGATCGACATAGAAGATCAGGGAGAAGGGATTACGCCCGAGGTCCTGCCCCGCATCTTCGATCCCTACTTCACCACAAAGCGGCAAGGTAGTGGCCTAGGACTGGCATCCTCCTACTCCATTATCAGAAATCATGGCGGTTACATCGAAGTTAATTCGCCGCCCGGTAAGGGAGCCATCTTCAGCATCTTTCTCCCGGCCACGGTGGCCACTGTACTCCCTCCCTCGGTCGAACCCCATCAGATCCTGACACGCCCTTGCAAAATCCTGGTTATGGATGATGAGGAAATGCTGCGGGACGTCATCACCTCCATGCTGAATATGCTGGGGCACCGGGTTGAAACAGCCTGCGACGGAAAAGAGACTCTGACCCGTTACCAGCGGGCTCGAGACAGTAGAGACCCCTTCGATGCGGTCATTCTTGATTTGACGGTCCCGGGAGGAATGGGGGGCAGGGAAACCATGGCGCGCCTGCGGGAAATCGACCCGGAGGTAAAGGGGATAGTCTCCAGCGGCTATGCCAGTGACATGGCACTGCCCGATTTCCGCAGTCACGGGTTCTGCACCATTCTATCCAAACCCTACAGCATGCAGGATCTGATCAGGGTGCTGGAGGAACTGTTTACCCAAGACGCTCCCACCTGA
- a CDS encoding DUF1638 domain-containing protein produces the protein MGAPLTMIACGILRKEIDFLIRKNHWAITPLFLPSGLHVDFEKLRHALEECLRRHDRSAMLFYGACHPLMERILEDAHCIRTPGQNCVEIYLGRELFDRELAAGAFFLFEEWALHWDSIIGGSQGMSPSVVADIFRSAHQYLLAIRTPCSGDFTLQAKEISRSTTLDLRWIDVGLEELERTLKATIRAAFKDAT, from the coding sequence ATGGGCGCCCCCCTGACTATGATCGCCTGCGGAATCCTGCGAAAGGAGATCGACTTCCTGATCAGGAAAAACCACTGGGCGATCACCCCCCTGTTTCTTCCCTCAGGGTTGCATGTGGATTTTGAAAAACTCAGGCACGCCCTGGAGGAGTGTCTCAGACGCCACGACCGGTCGGCCATGCTGTTCTACGGCGCCTGTCACCCCCTTATGGAGCGGATACTCGAGGACGCCCATTGCATCCGCACGCCCGGCCAGAACTGCGTGGAGATATACCTGGGGCGCGAGTTATTTGATCGTGAACTGGCCGCTGGCGCCTTCTTCCTGTTCGAGGAGTGGGCTCTGCACTGGGACAGTATCATCGGCGGCAGCCAAGGGATGTCCCCTTCGGTTGTGGCCGACATCTTCCGGTCGGCCCACCAGTACCTGCTGGCCATCCGCACCCCCTGCTCGGGTGACTTCACGCTCCAAGCCAAAGAAATCTCCCGCAGCACCACTCTGGACCTGCGCTGGATCGATGTCGGGCTTGAGGAACTGGAACGGACCCTGAAGGCAACCATCCGGGCCGCGTTCAAGGACGCTACGTGA
- a CDS encoding uroporphyrinogen decarboxylase family protein encodes MTGMQRFQAIMAGQLPDRVPVLCNLLDQGARELGMSIKEYYRRGENVAEGQLHMRKKYGYDSLLGLFYVAMEAEMLGCRSIIYAEDGPPNVGQLIISEPEDIRRLQIPDDMEELPRFRELSACIRILKREAAGRFPVIGVVTASFTLPAMLMGISGWLNLFLSGPTELRSLLLEKCSQFCRRQILALRQAGADLIVYTNSVGTATFVTSRQFHDLVLPSVLRDLEGIGTGDLVYFNGGGQINPQLKTLVEQTPLRAFYINPFDDIGEAAGMLNGQALLVGTINDIRLINGSKEEIDDQVKGIMEQGKRVTGFAFGTLMMPYVIPEENIRAMLESAYRYGSYKRGA; translated from the coding sequence ATGACCGGAATGCAGCGGTTCCAGGCAATCATGGCCGGCCAGCTCCCCGATCGGGTACCAGTCCTGTGCAATCTGCTGGACCAGGGAGCCCGTGAGCTCGGTATGAGCATCAAGGAGTACTACCGGCGCGGCGAGAACGTGGCTGAAGGGCAACTGCACATGCGGAAGAAGTACGGCTACGATAGTCTACTTGGGCTGTTCTATGTAGCCATGGAGGCGGAGATGCTCGGCTGCCGCTCAATCATCTACGCCGAGGACGGCCCACCCAACGTGGGACAGCTGATCATCAGCGAGCCGGAGGATATCAGGAGGCTCCAGATACCGGATGACATGGAAGAGCTGCCTCGTTTCAGGGAACTGTCCGCCTGCATCCGCATCCTCAAACGGGAGGCGGCGGGACGCTTCCCGGTGATCGGTGTGGTGACCGCGTCCTTCACCCTGCCCGCCATGCTGATGGGCATCTCCGGATGGCTGAATCTCTTTCTCAGCGGGCCGACCGAACTCCGTTCGCTGCTCTTGGAGAAATGTTCCCAGTTCTGCCGTCGCCAAATCCTGGCGCTTCGCCAAGCCGGAGCCGACCTGATTGTCTACACCAATTCGGTCGGCACGGCCACGTTCGTCACATCCCGCCAGTTCCATGATCTGGTACTCCCCTCGGTGCTGCGGGATCTGGAGGGGATAGGAACAGGTGATCTGGTCTATTTCAACGGTGGCGGCCAGATCAATCCCCAGCTGAAGACACTCGTGGAGCAGACCCCTCTGCGGGCATTCTACATCAACCCCTTCGACGATATCGGCGAGGCAGCCGGGATGCTGAACGGCCAGGCACTGCTGGTGGGCACGATCAACGACATCCGCTTGATCAACGGCAGCAAAGAGGAGATCGATGATCAGGTTAAGGGCATCATGGAACAGGGCAAAAGGGTGACCGGTTTTGCCTTTGGCACGCTGATGATGCCATACGTCATCCCGGAGGAGAATATCCGCGCCATGCTGGAGTCAGCCTATCGGTACGGAAGCTACAAGAGGGGGGCCTGA
- a CDS encoding cobalamin B12-binding domain-containing protein, producing MENRYLNDYFDAVFDTDRDRALEVIRQALDGGVTPEEVIFGIIVPSMEKMIGGMVTDSLVTLSQHFLASQIAEEVTDMLIPRFATAPEMQGHVIIGSSFGDFHGLGKKIVGGCLRAKMFQVTDLGINVRPERFVEAAVNGGAQVISVSSMMVHTALGDMGSRRVRQLLREGGLEERIKLIVGGAPYRYDEQLYLQAGADAWAATAVEGAEIISRLIKEVRAQ from the coding sequence ATGGAAAACAGATATCTGAACGACTATTTCGACGCCGTTTTCGATACCGACCGTGATCGGGCTTTAGAAGTTATCCGGCAGGCCTTGGATGGTGGCGTTACCCCCGAAGAGGTCATTTTCGGGATCATCGTCCCCTCCATGGAGAAGATGATCGGCGGTATGGTGACCGATTCGCTGGTTACCCTCTCCCAGCACTTCCTGGCGTCCCAGATTGCCGAAGAGGTCACCGACATGCTGATTCCCCGCTTTGCAACCGCGCCGGAGATGCAGGGGCATGTGATAATCGGCAGCAGTTTCGGCGATTTCCATGGTCTTGGGAAGAAGATCGTGGGGGGCTGCCTGAGAGCCAAGATGTTTCAGGTGACCGACCTGGGAATCAATGTCCGCCCTGAGCGTTTCGTGGAGGCGGCGGTGAACGGTGGGGCCCAGGTGATCAGCGTATCCTCCATGATGGTCCACACCGCCCTGGGGGATATGGGTTCCAGACGAGTACGGCAGCTGCTCCGTGAGGGGGGGCTGGAAGAGCGGATCAAGCTGATAGTGGGAGGCGCCCCCTACCGCTACGATGAGCAACTCTACCTCCAGGCGGGGGCAGATGCCTGGGCGGCAACGGCAGTGGAGGGGGCGGAGATCATCTCCCGCCTGATCAAGGAGGTACGTGCGCAATGA
- a CDS encoding Lcl C-terminal domain-containing protein, whose product MKRILLMLVGALMTLLWVGTVLAGGNRFVVSGKTVEDTHTGLTWTRDADLAKLSWSGATDLVKQMNEEGYADAKNWKLPSREELMTLADYAMRAGYIGGTYFAPPYELFNRTGFHGVQPNFYWSSTSYEDNTAYADVINMCNGVPRSENKEKEFYVWPVHDVQLGEQSPESK is encoded by the coding sequence ATGAAGCGGATACTGTTGATGCTGGTTGGAGCGCTGATGACACTACTGTGGGTTGGAACGGTTTTGGCGGGTGGCAATCGCTTTGTCGTATCCGGCAAGACAGTGGAGGATACGCACACTGGTCTGACGTGGACACGGGATGCTGATCTGGCCAAGCTGAGCTGGTCAGGCGCCACCGATCTCGTCAAACAGATGAACGAGGAAGGATACGCCGATGCAAAGAATTGGAAACTTCCAAGCCGGGAAGAGTTGATGACCCTTGCGGATTATGCCATGCGTGCTGGCTACATTGGCGGAACGTATTTTGCTCCTCCCTACGAACTGTTTAACAGAACAGGATTCCATGGTGTTCAACCCAACTTTTACTGGTCGTCGACTTCTTACGAAGACAATACCGCCTACGCGGACGTCATCAACATGTGTAATGGCGTGCCACGCAGCGAAAATAAGGAAAAGGAATTCTATGTGTGGCCCGTTCATGATGTCCAATTGGGGGAACAGTCACCAGAGAGCAAATAG
- a CDS encoding lipid-binding SYLF domain-containing protein: protein MEIKIRTIVALLITFMTTAILTAPRPAMAADAAAIDRESRAVLQELYQTTPLAKTLEKKAKAVLVFPGILKAGFIIGAQGGNGALFENNKIVAYYNIAAASYGLQAGAQEFGYAMFLMTDSARASIDKSGGWEIGVGPSIVVVDAGVAKSLTTTTAKDDVYAFIFSQKGLMAGLGIQGSKITRINP, encoded by the coding sequence ATGGAAATAAAGATCAGAACCATCGTGGCCCTGCTTATCACGTTCATGACAACAGCAATCCTGACCGCCCCCCGTCCGGCCATGGCAGCCGATGCGGCGGCAATCGACCGCGAGTCGAGAGCCGTCCTCCAGGAACTGTACCAAACGACCCCTTTGGCCAAAACACTTGAGAAAAAGGCAAAGGCCGTCCTGGTCTTTCCCGGCATCCTTAAGGCCGGTTTCATCATCGGCGCGCAGGGCGGCAATGGTGCACTGTTTGAGAACAATAAAATCGTGGCTTATTACAACATTGCAGCGGCATCCTACGGCCTCCAGGCCGGTGCCCAGGAGTTCGGCTATGCCATGTTCCTAATGACCGACTCGGCACGGGCCTCTATCGACAAGAGCGGCGGCTGGGAGATCGGTGTCGGCCCGAGCATCGTCGTCGTGGACGCCGGTGTTGCCAAATCATTGACAACTACCACCGCTAAGGATGACGTGTACGCCTTCATATTCAGCCAGAAGGGGTTGATGGCCGGTCTGGGCATTCAGGGATCGAAGATCACCAGGATCAATCCGTAA
- a CDS encoding YkgJ family cysteine cluster protein — MENVLDNYRQLLARVDGLCAGIQDALAEQITCSEGCSDCCTSITVFPVEAAALKQALADQTEEQQTAIRDHVTEHAGGERCPLLRDRRCLLYRARPIICRTHGLPILFTEGDAQRLDCCPLNLASRESLSGSSIIDLDRLNSVLVAVNSLYLRQIEAPPDFPQRLTIAQALLSGT, encoded by the coding sequence ATGGAAAATGTTCTCGACAACTACCGCCAGTTGCTGGCCCGCGTGGATGGGCTCTGCGCCGGAATCCAGGACGCGCTGGCGGAGCAGATCACCTGCTCCGAGGGATGCAGCGACTGCTGCACCTCCATCACCGTCTTCCCGGTGGAAGCCGCTGCCCTGAAACAGGCCCTGGCGGACCAGACGGAAGAGCAGCAGACGGCCATCCGCGATCATGTGACGGAGCACGCCGGAGGGGAACGCTGCCCTCTACTCCGCGACCGGCGCTGCCTGCTCTACCGGGCACGCCCCATTATCTGCCGCACCCACGGCCTGCCGATCCTCTTCACCGAAGGAGATGCACAGCGCCTGGACTGCTGTCCGCTCAACCTGGCCAGTCGGGAATCCCTCTCCGGCTCCAGCATCATCGACCTGGACCGGCTGAACAGCGTGCTGGTCGCCGTCAACTCCCTCTACCTCAGGCAGATAGAGGCGCCTCCCGATTTCCCCCAGCGCCTGACCATCGCCCAAGCGCTCCTCTCCGGCACGTGA